A stretch of the Massilia sp. W12 genome encodes the following:
- the cyaY gene encoding iron donor protein CyaY → MGESDFLRLAEQTLQRIEDALDAQHEVLDVECTRNGNVMELEFLDNGSKVIINIQSAMQELWVAARSGGFHFRHEGSSWQDTREHGELFGMLSRIVSEQGGVNVQLAA, encoded by the coding sequence ATGGGCGAAAGCGATTTTTTGCGTCTGGCCGAGCAAACCCTGCAGCGCATTGAAGATGCACTGGATGCGCAGCATGAGGTGTTGGACGTGGAGTGTACGCGCAACGGCAATGTGATGGAGTTGGAGTTTTTGGATAATGGCTCCAAGGTCATCATCAATATTCAATCGGCCATGCAGGAATTGTGGGTGGCGGCGCGCAGCGGCGGCTTTCATTTCCGCCATGAGGGCAGCAGCTGGCAGGACACGCGCGAACATGGCGAGTTGTTCGGTATGTTGTCGCGCATTGTCAGCGAGCAGGGCGGGGTGAATGTGCAACTGGCCGCTTAA
- a CDS encoding PilN domain-containing protein, with protein sequence MIKINLLPHREARRKQAKTAFVAMLVLAALCGLIVVAVVGAVQEARITEQDQRNKLIKEANAKLDKKIADISKLKEEIEGLKARQQAVEDLQSDRNQPVLIMDELTKQTPEGIFFKSFKQEGQRILLTGYAQSNERVSELLRNLSNSQWLEKPDLKQIQLGAIGGNGKPNDKQAKKAYEFSMSVFVKRPREKEEPGKPGKPGKPGEKNAAASASASAQ encoded by the coding sequence ATGATTAAGATTAATCTGCTGCCGCACCGTGAGGCGCGGCGCAAACAGGCCAAGACGGCATTTGTCGCCATGCTGGTGCTGGCCGCCTTGTGCGGCTTGATTGTGGTGGCGGTGGTCGGCGCGGTGCAGGAAGCCCGCATCACAGAGCAGGATCAGCGCAACAAGCTGATCAAAGAGGCTAACGCCAAGCTGGATAAAAAGATTGCTGACATCTCTAAATTGAAGGAAGAGATTGAGGGGCTCAAGGCGCGTCAGCAGGCTGTGGAGGATCTGCAAAGCGATCGCAATCAGCCTGTGTTGATCATGGATGAGCTGACCAAACAGACACCGGAAGGTATTTTCTTCAAGAGCTTCAAGCAGGAAGGGCAAAGAATTTTGCTGACCGGCTACGCGCAGTCGAATGAGCGTGTGTCTGAGCTGTTGCGCAATCTGAGCAATTCGCAGTGGTTGGAAAAGCCTGATTTGAAACAAATTCAGTTGGGCGCAATCGGCGGCAACGGCAAACCGAACGATAAGCAAGCCAAAAAAGCTTACGAATTTTCGATGTCGGTGTTTGTCAAGCGACCACGCGAGAAGGAAGAGCCTGGCAAACCTGGCAAGCCCGGCAAACCGGGCGAAAAGAATGCAGCGGCCTCAGCCTCTGCCAGCGCGCAGTGA
- a CDS encoding pilus assembly protein PilM — MTLNIGALLGARKPPLVGLDISTSAVRLVELAEAGKNEYRLERYASEPLPRGAVVDGNIENIDQVSEAVRRVWKKSGTRIKLVALGMPPAHVITKKIILPSGLSEDELEVQVESEASQYIPFALDEVSLDFDVIGIAPNSPDDVEVMLAASRREKVEDRVAIAEAAGLKPVVMDIESYAARAAIDRITEMMPGGGSGQIVALFQIGAQMTHISVMLDGQTVYEREQPFGGNQLTQDIVRAYGYPFDDAEARKKSGDLDPGWENDLLNPFLESAAMEVTRAIQFFFTSTPYTKVDQIFLAGGCAVIPGLLDIVANRTKISTTVVSPFKGMQLASGVREKQLRAEAPSYLVACGLALRRFDR, encoded by the coding sequence TTGACGCTGAATATTGGAGCATTGCTGGGCGCCAGAAAGCCACCGCTGGTGGGGTTGGATATATCCACCTCCGCCGTGCGCCTGGTTGAACTGGCCGAAGCAGGCAAGAACGAATACAGGCTGGAGCGTTACGCTTCAGAACCCTTGCCGCGCGGCGCAGTGGTCGATGGCAATATCGAAAACATTGACCAGGTTTCCGAGGCCGTGCGCAGGGTATGGAAAAAAAGCGGCACCCGCATCAAGCTGGTGGCGCTTGGCATGCCGCCGGCGCATGTGATTACCAAGAAAATCATTTTGCCCAGCGGCTTGAGCGAGGATGAGCTGGAAGTCCAGGTTGAATCCGAAGCCAGTCAATATATTCCCTTCGCATTGGATGAAGTCAGTCTCGACTTCGACGTCATCGGCATTGCGCCGAACTCCCCGGATGACGTGGAAGTGATGCTGGCGGCCTCCCGTCGTGAAAAAGTGGAAGATCGCGTCGCCATCGCCGAGGCTGCCGGCCTCAAGCCGGTGGTGATGGATATCGAATCCTACGCCGCACGCGCAGCGATCGACCGGATTACCGAAATGATGCCGGGCGGCGGTTCCGGCCAGATCGTGGCGCTGTTCCAGATCGGCGCGCAAATGACCCATATCTCCGTCATGCTCGATGGCCAAACCGTGTACGAGCGTGAACAGCCCTTCGGCGGCAACCAACTCACGCAAGATATTGTGCGCGCCTATGGCTACCCCTTCGATGACGCCGAAGCGCGTAAAAAGAGCGGCGACCTTGACCCGGGTTGGGAAAATGATTTACTCAATCCATTCCTTGAATCGGCTGCGATGGAAGTCACGCGCGCGATTCAGTTTTTCTTCACATCAACGCCTTACACCAAGGTGGATCAGATTTTCCTGGCAGGCGGTTGCGCGGTGATTCCGGGTTTGCTGGATATCGTCGCCAATCGCACCAAGATCTCCACCACTGTGGTCAGCCCGTTCAAAGGCATGCAATTGGCTTCCGGCGTGCGCGAAAAGCAATTGCGCGCCGAAGCGCCTTCGTATCTGGTCGCTTGTGGCTTGGCTCTGCGGAGGTTTGACCGATGA
- the lysA gene encoding diaminopimelate decarboxylase, with translation MSHFHYQNGELYAEQLALSEVAAQFGTPCYVYSRAALQAACDSWQQACQGRDSLICYSVKSNSNLAILHILAKQGFGFDIVSGGELRRVLAAGGAAQKVIFSGVGKSREEIRFALQQQVACFNVESASELLRINQIAGELGCRAPISLRVNPDVDAQTHPYISTGLKENKFGIAYEEALPLYRMAAGLPHLQVHGIDCHIGSQLLDDAPLLAAFERIALLVDTLAAEGIHLQHLDIGGGLGIRYTSDQQPVPVGDYLQHLFARIDAWRARSAHTQALRIVFEPGRSIIGNCGLLLSRVEYLKHGAGKNFAIVDAAMNDLLRPALYQAWHEVLPLQQHARAAQLYDIVGPVCESADWLARARELALQEDDLLAFMSAGAYGMTMSSNYNTRARAAEVLVDGAQMHLIREREQLDSLFALEKIPF, from the coding sequence ATGTCGCATTTTCATTATCAAAACGGCGAACTTTACGCCGAACAATTGGCTTTGTCCGAAGTGGCTGCGCAATTTGGCACGCCCTGCTATGTGTATTCGCGCGCCGCCTTGCAAGCTGCATGCGACAGTTGGCAGCAAGCTTGCCAGGGCCGCGACAGCTTGATTTGCTATTCCGTCAAATCCAATTCAAATCTGGCTATCCTGCACATTTTAGCAAAGCAAGGTTTTGGTTTTGATATCGTGTCCGGCGGCGAATTGCGGCGCGTGCTGGCAGCGGGCGGCGCAGCGCAAAAAGTGATCTTTTCCGGCGTCGGCAAATCGCGTGAGGAAATCCGCTTCGCGTTGCAGCAGCAAGTGGCCTGCTTCAATGTGGAATCAGCATCTGAACTGCTGCGCATCAACCAGATCGCCGGCGAACTTGGCTGCCGCGCGCCGATTTCGCTGCGCGTCAATCCGGATGTCGATGCGCAAACCCATCCCTATATTTCCACCGGCCTGAAAGAAAACAAATTCGGCATCGCCTACGAAGAGGCCTTGCCGCTGTACCGCATGGCCGCTGGCCTGCCGCATTTACAGGTGCACGGCATCGACTGCCATATCGGTTCGCAATTGCTGGATGATGCGCCGCTGTTAGCAGCATTTGAGCGGATTGCCTTGCTGGTTGATACCCTGGCGGCGGAAGGCATTCATTTGCAGCATCTGGATATCGGCGGCGGCTTGGGCATACGCTACACCAGTGATCAGCAACCTGTGCCGGTGGGCGATTATTTGCAACACCTGTTTGCCCGCATCGATGCCTGGCGCGCGCGCAGTGCGCATACGCAAGCGTTGCGGATTGTGTTTGAACCGGGCCGCTCTATTATCGGGAATTGCGGCCTGCTGTTAAGCCGGGTCGAATATCTGAAACACGGCGCCGGCAAAAATTTCGCGATTGTCGATGCGGCGATGAATGATTTATTACGCCCCGCCCTGTATCAAGCCTGGCATGAAGTCTTGCCGCTGCAACAGCACGCCCGGGCGGCGCAACTGTATGACATCGTCGGCCCGGTATGCGAATCGGCGGATTGGCTGGCGCGCGCGCGCGAACTGGCGCTGCAAGAAGACGATCTGCTCGCCTTTATGTCCGCCGGCGCATACGGCATGACCATGTCGAGCAATTACAACACGCGCGCCCGCGCTGCCGAAGTGCTGGTCGATGGCGCGCAAATGCACCTGATCCGTGAGAGGGAACAGCTGGACAGCCTGTTTGCGCTGGAAAAAATCCCGTTTTAA
- a CDS encoding penicillin-binding protein 1A: MTTTPPPVAPAPPAASIARILGRILLWLFGGIVALLLIILLVIGFGLSMAYPTLPDLDSLTDYKPKIPLRIFSADNVLIGEFGEERRNLVRIKDIPDVMKKAVLTAEDDRFYEHGGIDLQGIVRALMNNLSGGAKQGASTITQQVARNFFLSSEQTLKRKAYEVLLAWKIEQNLSKDQILEVYMNQIYLGQRSFGFSSAAQIYFGKSLKEISIAEAAMLAGLPKAPSAYNPVVNPKRAKVRQQHILQRMYTLGYITQQQYEQAKNEELRIKPDSNEFGMHAEYVAEMARQLVYEQFKEEAYTRGLNVFTTITKADQDAAYLALRRGVMDYEKRHGYRGPESFITLPENKEEADAAIEAELADHPDSDDIVAALVMKSSPQKVHAQLASGEEITISGQGLGFAAGWLSDKAPPNKRIRRGAVIRVTQDVNGWNITQMPEVESAFIAANTHDGAIRAMVGGFDFNRNKFNHVTQAWRQPGSSFKPFIYSASLEKGLSPSTMINDEPISFDAGQTGGQAWEPKNYDGKYEGPLSMRRALTKSKNMVSIRILQKIGAKYGQEFSTRFGFDADKNPAYLTLALGAGAVTPLQMAGAYAVFANGGYKVSPYLISHVTDSSGKIVAQAQPDLAGNEANRVLDERNAFMMDSMMRDVVRFGTATRALVLKRPDIAGKTGTTNDSVDAWFAGYQAKVVGIAWMGFDQPRNLGNRETGGGLALPIWIGYMQKALKDIPVEERPVPEGLIQAGGDYFYVENPPGSGVRSLGLHHKPGDENEKMRDEVRNEIF; the protein is encoded by the coding sequence ATGACAACCACGCCTCCACCTGTCGCCCCCGCCCCGCCCGCCGCCAGCATCGCCCGCATTCTGGGCCGCATTCTGCTTTGGCTGTTCGGCGGCATCGTCGCTTTGCTGCTGATCATCCTGCTGGTGATCGGTTTCGGCCTCTCGATGGCGTATCCAACCCTGCCGGATCTGGATTCGCTGACCGATTACAAACCCAAGATCCCTTTACGCATCTTTTCAGCTGACAATGTGCTGATTGGCGAATTTGGTGAGGAGCGGCGCAATCTGGTCCGCATCAAGGATATTCCCGATGTGATGAAAAAAGCTGTGCTGACTGCGGAAGACGACCGGTTCTATGAACACGGCGGTATTGACCTGCAAGGCATCGTGCGCGCTTTGATGAACAATCTGTCCGGTGGCGCGAAGCAGGGCGCTTCGACAATCACACAACAGGTTGCGCGCAACTTTTTTCTATCCAGCGAGCAAACTCTTAAACGAAAAGCATATGAAGTGCTGCTGGCATGGAAAATAGAACAAAATTTGAGTAAAGACCAGATTCTCGAAGTGTACATGAATCAGATATATCTTGGACAACGTTCTTTCGGATTTTCTTCTGCGGCGCAGATATATTTTGGCAAATCTCTCAAGGAAATTTCGATCGCTGAAGCAGCGATGCTGGCCGGTTTACCCAAGGCGCCTTCAGCCTACAATCCGGTGGTCAACCCGAAGCGCGCCAAAGTTCGTCAACAACACATTTTGCAACGGATGTATACGCTCGGATACATTACGCAGCAGCAGTATGAGCAGGCGAAAAACGAAGAATTGCGGATCAAGCCGGACAGCAATGAGTTTGGCATGCATGCAGAATATGTGGCGGAAATGGCTCGGCAACTGGTGTATGAGCAATTCAAGGAAGAGGCTTACACCAGGGGCCTGAACGTCTTCACCACGATTACCAAAGCAGATCAGGATGCCGCCTATCTGGCCTTGCGGCGCGGCGTGATGGACTATGAAAAGCGGCATGGCTATCGCGGCCCGGAATCTTTCATCACCCTGCCGGAAAATAAAGAAGAGGCGGATGCAGCGATTGAGGCTGAGCTGGCTGACCACCCTGACAGCGACGATATCGTGGCCGCACTGGTGATGAAGTCCAGTCCGCAAAAAGTGCACGCGCAGCTGGCGTCCGGCGAGGAGATCACAATCAGCGGCCAGGGCTTGGGTTTTGCCGCCGGCTGGCTGTCAGACAAGGCGCCGCCGAACAAGCGCATCCGGCGCGGCGCCGTGATCCGCGTCACGCAAGATGTGAATGGCTGGAATATCACGCAAATGCCTGAGGTGGAATCCGCCTTCATCGCCGCCAACACGCATGACGGCGCGATCCGCGCCATGGTTGGCGGTTTTGATTTCAATCGCAACAAATTCAACCATGTGACGCAAGCCTGGCGCCAGCCCGGCTCTTCCTTCAAGCCCTTTATTTATTCAGCCTCACTGGAAAAAGGCTTATCGCCATCGACCATGATCAACGATGAGCCGATTTCCTTTGACGCCGGGCAAACCGGCGGCCAGGCCTGGGAGCCGAAAAACTATGACGGCAAATATGAAGGCCCGCTGTCGATGCGGCGCGCGCTGACCAAATCCAAAAACATGGTCTCGATCCGCATTTTGCAAAAAATCGGCGCCAAGTATGGCCAGGAATTTTCCACCCGTTTTGGTTTTGATGCAGACAAAAACCCCGCGTATCTGACCCTGGCGCTGGGCGCCGGCGCGGTCACGCCTTTGCAGATGGCGGGGGCGTATGCGGTATTCGCGAATGGCGGCTATAAAGTGAGTCCCTATCTGATTTCACACGTCACGGACAGCAGCGGCAAGATCGTGGCGCAGGCGCAACCGGATCTGGCCGGCAATGAAGCCAACCGCGTGCTGGATGAGCGCAATGCATTCATGATGGATTCCATGATGCGCGATGTGGTGCGGTTTGGCACCGCCACCCGCGCCCTGGTCTTGAAGCGGCCTGATATCGCCGGCAAAACCGGCACCACCAATGATTCGGTGGATGCCTGGTTTGCCGGTTATCAGGCAAAGGTGGTGGGAATCGCCTGGATGGGGTTTGATCAACCGCGCAATCTGGGCAACCGCGAAACCGGCGGCGGCCTGGCGCTGCCAATCTGGATCGGCTATATGCAAAAAGCCTTGAAAGATATCCCGGTTGAAGAGCGGCCCGTACCGGAAGGCTTGATTCAAGCCGGCGGCGACTATTTCTATGTGGAAAATCCCCCCGGCAGCGGGGTGCGCAGCCTGGGCTTGCATCATAAACCGGGGGATGAGAATGAAAAAATGCGCGATGAAGTCAGAAATGAAATTTTTTAG
- a CDS encoding protein-methionine-sulfoxide reductase heme-binding subunit MsrQ: MQPSDVRRVKGVLFVLFLLPALRLLHGAFFDGLGANPLEFITRNSGDWCLYFLTLGLAITPLRHALGWQWLLPLRRMIGLYAFFYACLHFTAFFWFDHFFDLQEMLQDAAKRPFILLGLLAFVLLIPLAASSNRWAIRKLGRRWQQLHRLVYLIAVLALWHYWWMKAGKNDFAQPALFIALIGALLAARLWRARSRQNAPPAQAGRAQ, encoded by the coding sequence ATGCAGCCATCTGATGTGCGACGCGTGAAAGGCGTGTTGTTTGTGCTTTTTCTGTTGCCGGCCTTGCGTCTTTTGCATGGCGCTTTTTTTGACGGGCTGGGCGCCAATCCGCTCGAATTCATCACCCGCAACAGCGGCGACTGGTGTTTATATTTTCTGACACTGGGCTTGGCGATTACCCCCTTGCGGCATGCGCTGGGGTGGCAATGGCTCTTGCCGCTGCGGCGTATGATTGGCCTGTACGCCTTCTTTTACGCTTGTCTGCACTTCACCGCCTTTTTCTGGTTCGATCATTTCTTTGATCTGCAGGAAATGTTGCAAGACGCCGCCAAACGGCCTTTCATTTTGCTTGGTTTGCTGGCTTTTGTGCTCTTGATTCCATTGGCCGCCAGCAGTAATCGTTGGGCTATCCGCAAACTGGGGCGGCGTTGGCAGCAATTGCATCGCCTGGTGTATCTGATTGCCGTGCTGGCGCTGTGGCATTACTGGTGGATGAAAGCCGGTAAAAATGATTTTGCCCAGCCGGCCTTATTCATCGCCTTGATCGGCGCTTTGCTGGCCGCGCGGCTGTGGCGCGCGCGCAGCCGGCAGAATGCGCCGCCTGCGCAGGCGGGGCGGGCGCAATAA
- the pilO gene encoding type 4a pilus biogenesis protein PilO, which produces MANIDLANLNYSIQNQFRGLNGRHPGLWPILPRILVALGVVLAMVVLGYFLYWQGQLEQHEQLVQEESKLRADFQTKMTQAVNLEALQEQKKLVAERVSKLEKKLPSKASMDSLLSEINQAGVGMNMVPELFQPQSATVKEYYAELPIKIKVFGTYHDIALFAQNIAKLSRIVTLNDMILDIPKEATQPKDGSILELDVTAKTFRYLDPEEVAAQRKATEKDKKGAKK; this is translated from the coding sequence ATGGCAAATATCGATTTAGCAAATTTGAATTACTCCATCCAGAACCAGTTTCGCGGTTTGAATGGACGCCATCCAGGCTTGTGGCCTATCTTGCCACGGATTCTGGTTGCGCTCGGCGTGGTGCTGGCGATGGTGGTGCTTGGCTATTTTCTGTACTGGCAAGGCCAATTGGAACAGCATGAACAGCTGGTGCAGGAAGAGAGCAAATTGCGTGCGGATTTCCAGACCAAGATGACGCAGGCAGTGAATCTGGAAGCTTTGCAGGAGCAAAAGAAACTGGTGGCGGAACGTGTTTCCAAGCTGGAAAAGAAATTGCCAAGCAAAGCATCGATGGACAGTCTGCTGTCGGAAATCAATCAGGCTGGCGTGGGCATGAATATGGTGCCTGAGCTGTTCCAGCCGCAATCCGCCACTGTGAAAGAGTATTACGCTGAACTGCCGATCAAAATCAAGGTGTTTGGCACTTACCACGATATTGCATTGTTTGCGCAGAACATCGCCAAACTGTCACGTATCGTGACGCTGAATGACATGATTCTGGATATTCCGAAGGAGGCAACGCAACCCAAGGATGGCAGCATTCTTGAACTGGATGTGACAGCTAAAACTTTCCGTTATCTTGATCCGGAAGAAGTGGCTGCACAGAGGAAGGCGACAGAAAAAGATAAGAAGGGCGCGAAGAAATGA
- a CDS encoding lipoprotein — protein sequence MKPASPTLFRALPFGLALCLLAACGQRGPLYLPEPPKEAVEKKAEATGAARADDKKAAKSSANADVKQ from the coding sequence ATGAAGCCAGCCAGCCCCACTCTTTTCCGCGCACTGCCTTTTGGTCTTGCGCTTTGCCTCTTGGCCGCCTGCGGTCAACGCGGCCCGCTGTATCTGCCTGAACCGCCCAAGGAGGCTGTAGAGAAAAAAGCAGAAGCAACCGGCGCCGCCCGCGCCGATGACAAAAAAGCGGCAAAATCCAGCGCCAACGCCGACGTCAAACAATAA
- the pilQ gene encoding type IV pilus secretin PilQ, translated as MTAGGAWAQENAIESIKANQQGANVIIKIGFKDTPKELPRGFLVKDPARISLDFLGATNATGKNTQDISMGDVRNVNLVQAGDRSRLVFNLKRPLNYATIIEGKSVVLTIDGSGGVATAVSSAGIPVQAATPPAPAGKQVLRDIDFRRGVNGEGRIVVDLPNSQVGVDVRLQGQTIIADFLKTGLPETLRRRLDVTDFGTPVASVTTTPKGDNVHMVIESKGLWEYSAYQSESQLVIEVKPIKEEPNKLVQGTQGYRGERLSLNFQNIEVRAVLQVIADFTKLNIITSDTVSGSLTLRLIDVPWDQALDIVMQSKGLDMRKNGQVLWIAPKDELLTKEKLELEQKAQIADLEPLRSEIFQLNYQKAESFKTMLGLEGGDAKNRMLSKRGSAVIDPRTNQLFVTDIASKLEDLRKLVQKVDIPSRQVLIEARIVEADDKFSKSLGAKLGFADMRTLRGGDSGYQLNGNQRVAVGGNYQGVGEQLGVAKLSENSYNNTQFVNLPAAGINGLSAANVAISLFSSAANRFLNLELSALEADGKGKIISSPRVVTADKVVAVIEQGTELPYQVATSSGATSVTFRKANLRLEVTPQITPDGNIILDVDVNKDSVGRETRAGFAIDTKHVKTQVLVDNGGTVVLGGIYQQVIRDDVAKVPVLGDIPVLGNLFKSKGTTNDKTELLIFITPKIVSDRLTAR; from the coding sequence ATGACAGCAGGCGGCGCCTGGGCGCAGGAAAATGCAATCGAGTCGATCAAGGCCAACCAGCAAGGCGCCAATGTGATCATCAAGATTGGCTTCAAAGATACGCCTAAAGAATTGCCACGCGGCTTTCTGGTGAAAGATCCAGCCCGGATTTCGCTTGATTTCCTTGGCGCCACCAACGCCACCGGCAAGAATACTCAGGATATCTCGATGGGGGATGTGCGCAACGTGAATCTGGTGCAAGCAGGTGATCGTTCCCGCCTGGTGTTCAATCTGAAGCGGCCCCTGAATTACGCCACCATCATTGAAGGCAAGTCGGTGGTGTTGACGATTGACGGTTCGGGCGGCGTGGCGACAGCAGTCAGCTCTGCCGGCATCCCGGTGCAAGCAGCCACCCCGCCGGCCCCTGCCGGCAAACAGGTTTTGCGCGATATCGATTTCCGTCGCGGTGTGAATGGCGAAGGCCGCATTGTGGTTGATTTGCCGAACAGCCAGGTGGGCGTGGATGTGCGTTTGCAAGGTCAAACCATCATTGCTGACTTTCTGAAGACCGGCCTGCCGGAAACCCTGCGCCGCCGTCTGGACGTGACCGACTTCGGCACGCCGGTCGCCTCTGTCACCACCACCCCGAAAGGTGACAATGTGCATATGGTGATTGAGTCCAAAGGTCTGTGGGAATACAGCGCATATCAAAGCGAAAGCCAATTGGTGATTGAAGTCAAACCGATCAAGGAAGAGCCGAACAAACTGGTGCAGGGCACGCAAGGCTATCGCGGCGAACGGCTGTCCCTGAATTTCCAGAATATTGAAGTGCGCGCAGTGTTGCAGGTGATCGCAGATTTCACCAAGCTCAATATCATCACCAGCGATACCGTGTCCGGCAGCTTGACTCTGCGTTTGATTGATGTGCCCTGGGATCAGGCATTGGATATTGTGATGCAATCCAAAGGCTTGGATATGCGTAAAAACGGCCAGGTGTTATGGATTGCGCCAAAAGACGAATTGCTGACCAAGGAAAAGCTGGAGTTGGAGCAAAAGGCGCAAATTGCTGATCTGGAACCGCTGCGTTCTGAAATTTTTCAGCTGAATTATCAAAAAGCCGAATCCTTTAAAACCATGCTTGGTTTGGAAGGCGGCGATGCTAAAAACCGCATGCTGTCCAAGCGCGGCAGCGCAGTGATTGACCCGCGCACCAATCAATTATTCGTGACGGATATCGCGTCCAAATTGGAAGACCTGCGTAAGCTGGTGCAAAAAGTCGATATCCCTTCGCGTCAAGTATTGATCGAAGCCCGTATCGTCGAAGCGGATGATAAATTCAGCAAGAGTCTGGGCGCCAAGCTTGGCTTTGCCGATATGCGCACCCTGCGTGGCGGCGATTCAGGCTATCAGTTGAACGGCAATCAACGCGTTGCGGTAGGCGGCAACTATCAGGGCGTGGGTGAACAGTTGGGGGTGGCGAAGTTATCTGAAAATTCCTACAACAATACCCAATTTGTGAATTTGCCTGCAGCCGGCATCAACGGCTTGAGCGCAGCCAATGTTGCGATCAGCCTGTTCTCATCCGCCGCCAACCGTTTCCTGAATCTTGAACTGTCCGCACTTGAGGCGGATGGCAAGGGCAAGATTATTTCCAGTCCGCGCGTGGTGACGGCAGACAAAGTCGTGGCGGTGATTGAACAGGGCACCGAATTGCCATATCAAGTGGCAACTTCCAGTGGTGCGACTTCAGTTACTTTCCGCAAGGCCAACTTGCGCCTGGAGGTGACGCCGCAGATTACACCGGATGGCAATATAATCCTGGATGTTGACGTCAACAAAGACAGTGTGGGCCGGGAAACCCGCGCCGGGTTTGCCATTGACACCAAACATGTGAAGACTCAGGTCTTGGTGGACAATGGCGGCACTGTGGTGTTGGGCGGCATTTATCAACAGGTAATCCGCGACGATGTGGCCAAGGTGCCGGTGCTGGGGGATATTCCAGTGTTGGGCAATCTGTTTAAATCAAAAGGCACAACCAACGACAAGACCGAGTTGCTGATCTTTATCACACCCAAGATCGTGTCGGATCGCTTGACTGCCCGTTGA
- a CDS encoding pilus assembly protein PilP, with protein MSIRQNRTALLLATMACAALLSGCGGDGVEEVKVWMKQETEKARPSVKPLPETKEFVAAEYTSKEQVEPFNPAKLLVVLDRLSAKNSSGLKPDRDRNKELLESFPLDTIKMVGVLQKKGVIIGLVQVDKSLFQVKAGQYLGQNEGKITKISETQIDIKELVQDPTGDWVERAATLELQENKK; from the coding sequence ATGAGCATAAGGCAAAACAGAACAGCTTTGCTGCTGGCGACCATGGCTTGCGCGGCCCTTCTCTCAGGATGCGGCGGTGATGGCGTGGAAGAAGTCAAAGTCTGGATGAAGCAAGAGACGGAAAAAGCCAGGCCATCGGTTAAGCCATTGCCAGAAACCAAGGAGTTTGTGGCTGCCGAGTACACCAGCAAAGAGCAGGTTGAACCATTCAACCCCGCGAAATTGCTGGTCGTGTTGGACCGCTTGAGCGCCAAGAACAGCTCAGGTTTGAAGCCAGATCGTGATCGTAACAAGGAATTGCTGGAAAGCTTCCCCTTGGACACAATCAAGATGGTGGGGGTGTTGCAGAAGAAGGGCGTGATTATCGGTTTGGTGCAGGTGGACAAATCGCTGTTTCAGGTCAAGGCGGGGCAATACCTGGGGCAGAACGAAGGCAAGATCACCAAGATTTCGGAAACCCAGATCGATATTAAAGAACTGGTGCAGGACCCAACCGGCGATTGGGTTGAACGTGCGGCTACCCTAGAATTGCAGGAGAACAAGAAATGA